In Rosa chinensis cultivar Old Blush chromosome 1, RchiOBHm-V2, whole genome shotgun sequence, a genomic segment contains:
- the LOC121052933 gene encoding uncharacterized protein LOC121052933: MAKKEYPYLEYRCDLLKFGCVMTDELRADITQEKLDLIQRTPFGSLFMAYYNVTLIESACKKSDLEIVALLKCFNQQNKSFMFGEFTGTITSKDISELFGLTLIGEEINLDQKKKKEDAGFRTGQLGGVPRMSKAILEQKIKHVAKLRGNEDEKDFIRLVCLYFCVTLFLCNSGNELGWNVVSYIEDIETMSQYAWAPLVCDHLMESIMKMNGHPETACGCVIALPVSIGFVSGLSSLNR; the protein is encoded by the exons ACAGGTGTGATTTATTGAAGTTTGGATGTGTGATGACGGATGAGCTTAGAGCAGACATAACACAAGAGAAACTAGATTTGATCCAGAGAACACCATTTGGGAGTTTGTTTATGGCGTATTACAATGTTACATTAATAGAATCTGCTTGCaaaaaatctgatttggaaATAGTGGCTCTCTTGAAGTGTTTTAACCAGCAAAACAAAAGTTTTATGTTTGGGGAGTTCACCGGTACTATAACCAGCAAAGACATCTCTGAGTTATTTGGCTTAACACTCATTGGGGAAGAAATTAACCTagaccagaagaagaagaaagaggatgcCGGGTTCAGGACAGGACAACTGGGCGGAGTTCCGAGGATGAGCAAGGCAATattagaacaaaaaataaaacatgtagCTAAGTTGAGAGGGAATGAGGATGAAAAAGATTTTATAAGGCTTGTCTGTCTCTACTTTTGCGTTACATTATTCCTCTGCAATAGTGGTAATGAACTCGGTTGGAATGTCGTCTCATATATAGAGGATATTGAAACAATGTCGCAGTATGCATGGGCACCTTTAGTGTGTGATCATTTAATGGAATCGATTATGAAGATGAATGGTCATCCTGAAACTGCATGTGGGTGTGTAATTGCTCTGCCGGTAag TATTGGTTTTGTGAGCGGACTCTCTTCATTGA